The Setaria italica strain Yugu1 chromosome IX, Setaria_italica_v2.0, whole genome shotgun sequence genome has a window encoding:
- the LOC101769458 gene encoding pyruvate kinase isozyme A, chloroplastic, producing the protein MATTARALHLPTPPKPSNPSSHHLHRLPVSSHFRPRPQRRGPGRRLATSSSDLTSFPDPAPTPNGVYTLAAAHPAAIVVDAATEAELRENGFRSTRRTKLICTVGPSTCGAAELEALAVGGMNVARVNMCHGDREWHRGVIRAVRRLNDEKGFAVAVMMDTEGSEIHMGDLGGAPSAKAEDGEVWTFSVRSSDTSLPDRIIHVNYDGFAEDVKAGDELFVDGGMARFEVIEKLGPDVKCRCTDPGLLLPRANLTIWRDGSVVRERNAMLPTISSKDWIDIDFGIAEGVDFIAVSFVKSAEVINHLKSYIAARSRGSDIGVIAKIESIDALKNLEEIIRASDGVMVARGDLGAQIPLEQVPSVQQKIVRMCRQLNKPVIVASQLLESMIEYPLPTRAEVADVSEAVRQRADALMLSGESAMGRYPEKALSVLRSVSLRIEKWWREEKRHEALELQDVSSSFSDKISEEICNSAAKIANNLGVDAVFVYTKDGHMASLLSRCRPDCPIFAFTSSTSVRRRLNLQWGLIPFRLSESDDMESNLSRTFSLLKARGMVQSGDLVIALSDMLQSIQVMNVP; encoded by the exons ATGGCCACCACCGCTCGCGCTCTCCACCTCCCGACACCTCCTAAACCCTCTAACCCCTCctcccaccacctccaccgcctcccCGTCAGCTCCCActtccgcccccgcccccaacgccgcggccccggccgccgcctcgcaaCCTCGTCCTCCGACCTCACCTCCTTCCCCGACCCGGCCCCCACCCCGAACGGCGTCTACACGTTGGCGGCGGCCCACCCCGCGGCCATCGTCGTGGACGCCGCCACGGAGGCGGAGCTGCGGGAGAACGGCTTCCGGAGCACGCGGCGCACCAAGCTGATCTGCACCGTGGGCCCTTCCACCTgcggcgccgccgagctcgaGGCTCTCGCCGTCGGCGGCATGAACGTCGCGCGGGTCAACATGTGCCACGGCGACCGCGAGTGGCACCGCGGGGTCATCCGCGCCGTGCGGAGGCTCAACGACGAGAAGGGATTCGCCGTCGCGGTCATGATGGACACCGAGGGGAGCGAGATCCACATGGGCGACCTCGGCGGCGCGCCCTCCGCAAAGGCTGAG GATGGAGAAGTTTGGACATTCAGCGTTAGATCTTCTGACACATCACTGCCAGATCGAATCATTCATGTGAATTACGATGGCTTTGCTGAAG ATGTTAAAGCTGGCGATGAACTATTTGTGGATGGTGGAATGGCCAGGTTTGAGGTGATTGAAAAGTTAGGGCCAGATGTGAAGTGTCGTTGCACTGATCCTGGTTTGTTGCTGCCACGGGCTAATCTTACTATATGGCGCGACGGCAGTGTAGTGCGAGAGAGGAATGCTATGCTTCCTACAATTTCATCAAAG GATTGGATCGACATAGATTTTGGAATTGCTGAAGGTGTAGATTTCATAGCCGTATCATTTGTCAAGTCTGCAGAAGTGATTAATCATCTGAAGAGCTACATTGCTGCACGGAGCCGTGGAAG TGATATAGGGGTCATTGCAAAGATTGAGAGCATTGATGCTTTGAAGAACTTGGAGGAGATTATCCGTGCATCAGATGGAGTAATGGTAGCTAGAGGGGACTTGGGGGCACAAATTCCCCTGGAACAAGTCCCTTCGGTACAGCAGAAAATAGTTAGAATGTGCAGACAACTCAACAAGCCAGTTATTGTTGCTTCTCAGCTTCTGGAATCAATGATCGAGTATCCTCTACCCACCAGGGCTGAGGTTGCTGATGTTTCTGAAGCAGTCCGCCAGCGTGCAGATGCTCTCATGCTTTCTGGTGAGTCCGCCATGGGAAGGTACCCAGAGAAGGCTCTCAGTGTCCTTAGGAGTGTTAGCCTGAGGATTGAAAAGTGGTGGAGAGAGGAGAAACGCCATGAGGCTCTGGAGCTTCAAGATGTCTCATCTTCCTTTTCTGATAAGATATCAGAGGAAATATGCAATTCAGCGGCAAAAATTG CCAACAACTTGGGAGTCGATGCCGTTTTTGTCTACACCAAGGATGGCCACATGGCCTCCCTGCTCTCACGATGCCGCCCCGACTGCCCAATCTTCGCATTCACGTCCTCGACGTCGGTTAGGAGACGGCTGAACCTCCAGTGGGGTCTCATCCCGTTTCGGCTCAGTGAATCTGACGACATGGAGAGCAATCTCAGCCGCACCTTCTCCCTGCTCAAGGCCAGGGGCATGGTGCAGTCCGGTGACCTGGTGATCGCGCTCTCCGACATGC